In Cryptomeria japonica chromosome 5, Sugi_1.0, whole genome shotgun sequence, the genomic window ATAAGATATATTAACTTATAGATGATTTCGTTTTTATCATTAAAAAGCTATACATGTAGTTCTACTTCCATATAGTCTAGTTATTGGTCTACTATTCATGTAAAATCTTCTACATGTAATTTTATTCCTATTATACATGTCCTATTTTATGGATGCTTTTTCTTTTTTCCTATAAAGCCCCACCGAGTGCACCTCTTTCCCTCCGAGGTTTTGAATTCGGTGCAGGTGTGCCGCTAGTTTGTAAGTTCAAATGCATTATTTTTACGAAAATGTCGGCCACAACACGTGGCCGTGTCTCGCTAGCCAAAGTAGTAATCCGTGTATCGGTCATAGACAAATCTAATCCGTCCGATCTCGTTGTGTTATCGACGGCCAAGGTTTCCCCCTTACCTTTACCCTTTGACAGGGAGACTATAAATGACGACAGCGGAAGCTCTCTCCTCGTATCAGATTTCGTGTTGAAGCTGTTCTCAATTCGAAGAGCTCGGGGTCTCGTGTATCCGTGTTGAAAGTAAAATGGATTCGTCAAAGAAGGGAGGAAGGAAGGGAGGAGCAAAGAAGAAATCCGTCTCAAAATCAACTAAAGCCGGCCTGCAGTTTCCTGTTGGAAGAATTAGCAGGTATTTGAAGAAGGGCAGATATGCAAAGAGAGTTGGCACCGGAGCCCCTGTATATCTTGCAGCAGTTATGGAGTATTTAGCAGCTGAGGTGTGTTTATTGCCTAATTTACTGTTTCCAGGGGTTCGGTGAACTATTTTGCTTCGAATTTACGAAAAACAAGTGTTTAGGGTTTCAATCTTTACAAGTTGTATTGTATTTTTAGGGTTTCAGTGAACTCTTTTGCTTCAAATTTATGAAGAATAAGGGTTTCAATTCTTGTCTTTTCTTGTGTTGCATTCAGGTGTTGGAATTGGCCGGAAACGCGGCCAGGGACAACAAGAAGAACAGGATAATTCCTCGACATGTGCTCTTGGCCGTGAGGAATGACGAGGAGCTTGGAAAGCTCTTGAGTGGCGTAACTATTGCTCATGGCGGTGTGCTGCCTAACATTCATCAAGTTCTTCTGCCAAAGAAGACCGCTGAAAAGGCTGCTTCTGAGGCTAAGGCTCCTAAGTCGCCCAAGAAGTGAAATTGATTACAGTTTTCTCTTCTATTTATTTATGGTGTTTTTGAACACCACCTTTAGATGGAATGATTGATTTCCTTAGAGCTGTATACTCTGCTTGATCTAGGCGGCCCGCTATTTATCTTTTTTCTTATTTACTACTAGCAAAATTGTGGATTCCAAGACTCCTAACGATTTTATCAGTTCTAAGCGGGTTCGCTGTATTTTTGGGGGATTTCGATGAATTCTCTTTGGCAGGGAATTTAGCGATGGATCTTATCTACCACGTTCGCTTCTCTTAGTTTCTGTGCGTAAGGGTGGAGGATATTCTAATCTCATACCCTATACCTCTCGCACCAAGGTACACGGTTGAAATCGTTCATTTTCTGTATTTTCTGTTGGCAATCATGTTATGTCAAAAACCAATTACAAACTGACAGTTTAAAAGTATGGTGTATATACTTAAATTAATAATTAAGTAATGTCGTGACATTTAATTAGTACAATACATGGTCGTTTTTATAGCTTATTTTGGTAAGCTCAGAGGTATGGTTGGCTAGTTTTTTAGTGGTGGGCCATTTGGTGATTTACACTCTTTTAAATTCGAggtgtttttttaataaatattttaaatatttttaataataatttgtTAGAGAGTTATTTTAGCTTTGGGAGCATGAGCTTTTGGTTAAAGGTTAGGATATTGCTGAGTATAATATATAATGTCTTTAATTATaaactaattattttttattgttgagTATAATATATAGTGTTTTTGTTTTGTCTAaattgtgactcttggccttctataagatggggaaggtcttgggatcaatttaatcaaatataataataacaataataatttaaagataTGTTGGGAATGGGGCCCCCTATTATACAATAATTTAATATACAATGTTTTTAATTTTCAACtaattatttattttgattagTTGAGTTTAAAAGTGGTATTTGGTTTTTAAGAATTAGTGTTTATCAAGTGGAGCAAGCCATCTCTCTTTTTAACTCTTTCACATTTAAAGAAATCATTGGAGGAAAGCCCACTAAAAACCTTTTCTATGCTATTTTTTTGATTTTACTTTACAATGCAATAAGTAAATTACCTTTAAGAAAATGGTTATGTTTAGAAGACattcttactatttcttttcttttagtttTCCAATTATTCTTTAAATTTATATGATATTGATGGCTAATTAATCATTGGTTTAGGTCATGAGAGCAAATATGATATTGTAATTTAAGATAAATAAAAAGGTTATTTTCTTTAACTATTCCATAcatcatttatatatattttaaaagtttATAGATTGTTAATCTACTTGTTATTGTTCAAGTATGAATGTTATGTGCAAATTAAAAAGTCTTATATTAGATCTAGGTTATAATTTATATCATTTAGATTTTTTCTAGTTTGAACTAGGGAAAAAAAATAGGGTGATTCAAATGTTGTTTTGTGGTGCTAATGTGATTTGCTACAATTTGGATCAATTGTAGTAATAATTTTATGCTAGAATTTTGAATTAGAAAGAATTTGAGTTgtaatttgaagattgaagaactGATAATAGAAGAACTCATGAAGTGTACAGAATTTAGATATTTCTATTTGAGCAAATAATAGAGATAATAGAACTCATGAAGTGTACAAAATTTAGATATTTCTATTTGAGCAAATAATAGAGGTAATAGAAGAACTCATGAAGTGTATAGAATTTAGATATTTCTATTTGAGCAAATAATAGAACTCATGAAGTGTACAGAATTTAGATATTTCTATTTGAGCAAATAATAGAAGAACTCATGAAGCGTACAAAATTTGCTTATTGAGCCTAATTGGAACTGTGAGATGTATAAAACTTCATTTTGTATCTATTTATGGGCAGTAAGCCCTCTAGCCCTCTGACAGTGAGCCCTTCGGCAATGAGCCGTGCATTGAgcattattgtaatattttgtaactAGTTATAagatattgagagttaaccctttccatggttttttccttacgGGTTTTAATACATTTAGGGGAATAATAATTTGTTGCCTCCCTCTCAATATCTCGAATGTTCAACAAATTTTAGATTGCAAATC contains:
- the LOC131066553 gene encoding histone H2A, with product MDSSKKGGRKGGAKKKSVSKSTKAGLQFPVGRISRYLKKGRYAKRVGTGAPVYLAAVMEYLAAEVLELAGNAARDNKKNRIIPRHVLLAVRNDEELGKLLSGVTIAHGGVLPNIHQVLLPKKTAEKAASEAKAPKSPKK